Proteins co-encoded in one Populus trichocarpa isolate Nisqually-1 chromosome 10, P.trichocarpa_v4.1, whole genome shotgun sequence genomic window:
- the LOC7481612 gene encoding uncharacterized protein LOC7481612 encodes MCSSNAKVTTGVEITPAVARINGRPVLQPTCNRVPTLERHNSLKKTAPKSPPPPPPPLPPPTSANKTNKASPPLSPKSKSPRLPAIKRGSDANSLNSSSDKVVIPRSTAKTPILERKKSKSFKETSVGSGALSSSIEASLSYSSSLIVEAPGSIAAVRREQMALQHAQRKMRIAHYGRSKSSRFEAKVVPVDSSINVTTKTDEEEKRCSFITANSDPIYVAYHDKEWGVPVHDDKMLFELLVLSGAQVGSDWTSILKKRQDFRDAFSGFDAEIVANITEKQMMSISAEYGIEISRVRGVVDNSKRILEIKKEFGSFDRYIWTFVNNKPFSNQYKFGHKIPVKTSKSETISKDMVRRGFRFVGPTMVHSFMQAVGLTNDHLITCHRHLPCTLMAARRPTEAQADQ; translated from the exons ATGTGCAGCTCTAACGCTAAGGTGACCACAGGAGTTGAAATAACACCAGCAGTGGCCAGGATCAATGGCCGGCCAGTCCTTCAACCTACATGTAATCGTGTACCTACGCTTGAAAGGCATAATTCTCTAAAGAAAACAGCACCAaagtctcctcctcctcctccaccgcCACTACCTCCACCAACTTCTGCTAATAAGACCAACAAGGCCTCACCTCCTTTATCCCCAAAGTCAAAGTCCCCCAGATTACCAGCTATTAAGAGAGGGAGTGATGCTAATAGCTTGAATTCAAGTTCTGATAAGGTCGTGATTCCAAGAAGCACTGCAAAGACACCGATTTTAGAGAGAAAGAAGTCGAAAAGTTTCAAGGAAACTAGTGTTGGGAGTGGAGCACTTTCTTCTTCTATTGAGGCATCGTTGagttattcttcttctttgatcGTGGAGGCACCAGGGAGCATTGCTGCCGTGAGGAGAGAACAAATGGCACTCCAACATGCACAGAGAAAGATGAGAATTGCTCATTATGGAAGATCGAAGTCCTCCAGGTTTGAAGCTAAAGTTGTTCCTGTTGATTCTTCAATCAATGTGACAACAAAgactgatgaagaagaaaagagatgcAGTTTTATCACAGCAAATTCAG ATCCCATCTATGTTGCATACCATGATAAAGAATGGGGAGTTCCAGTCCATGATGACAA GATGTTATTTGAATTGCTAGTTCTAAGCGGTGCTCAGGTTGGCTCGGATTGGACTTCAATCTTGAAGAAACGCCAAGATTTCAg GGATGCATTTTCAGGATTTGATGCAGAAATTGTGGCCAACATTactgaaaaacaaatgatgtCAATCAGTGCAGAATATGGGATTGAGATTAGCCGAGTCCGAGGTGTTGTGGACAACTCTAAAAGAATTCTCGAG ATCAAAAAGGAGTTCGGGTCATTTGACAGATACATATGGACATTTGTGAATAACAAGCCTTTCTCCAACCAATACAAATTTGGGCACAAGATTCCAGTTAAGACATCAAAATCAGAAACTATAAGCAAAGACATGGTTAGGAGGGGGTTCAGGTTTGTTGGTCCAACCATGGTTCACTCTTTCATGCAAGCTGTAGGGTTAACCAATGACCACTTGATCACCTGCCACAGGCATCTTCCATGCACCTTAATGGCAGCCCGCAGGCCTACCGAGGCACAAGCTGATCAATAG
- the LOC7464572 gene encoding YTH domain-containing protein ECT1 isoform X1, with protein MAQQQQQQQQSPHKPIEEMMRNLKVDPSLELSESNTVPSKDGSPSDATSCISSAGDATGSVKEDDVFDHDSLTTDQALPYPAENYYYGYYYPGYDATFGGGSNDQVYYVAGDGTELQYPVMQADNGSLMYFMPGIHHNYSSYGTYVPVSMIGIDGQFVAQSPYSPSSVFQPSIPSPGYIPTPVPYGESLPHLWDPSVFAGHGTLGNYGHSGVLETPRTKPNRSSPSNPRGPVSKKALPSDLSKSLETKTSLPALDVSSGHGMRNQLKLPGKASQHVSPFQSDVLGKGYFPFSKFPSYNPGKGAVLYPNNTIKANARGWGSNEKLKTRSKTNGINDALLNEQNHGPRTTNAKGSVAFGGNAAESLAPGGNGNSNSITSVISRDQYNLPDFPTNYDHAFFFVIKSYSEDDIHKSIKYNVWASTPNGNKRLNSAYLDSQQKIAQIGCSCPVFLFFSVNASGQFCGVAEMTGRVDFNKNMDFWQQEKWNGYFPVKWHIIKDIPNPQLRHIILENNENKPVTNSRDTQEVKFPQGIEILNIFKNYVSKTSILDDFDFYESRQKVMHERRPRSLISHFDHKQQKTNELISGFQSIDISATKNKVDTRVGDNTKE; from the exons ATggctcaacaacaacaacaacaacaacagtctCCTCATAAAC CAATAGAAGAAATGATGAGGAATCTTAAGGTTGATCCTTCTCTAGAACTCTCCGAATCTAATACG gtCCCTTCAAAGGATGGGAGCCCATCAGATGCAACGTCGTGTATTTCTTCGGCAGGAGATGCAACTGGGAGtgtcaaagaagatgatgtgtTCGATCATGACTCCCTGACTACAGATCAGGCCTTGCCATATCCAGCTGAGAACTACTACTACGGATATTACTATCCAG GTTATGATGCTACTTTTGGAGGAGGGTCTAATGACCAAGTATACTACGTGGCTGGTGATGGAACAGAACTTCAATACCCT GTTATGCAAGCAGATAATGGGTCTTTGATGTACTTCATGCCAGGGATACACCATAATTACAGCTCTTACGGCACTTATGTGCCTGTAAGCATGATTGGCATTGATGGACAATTTGTTGCTCAATCACCATATTCACCAAGCTCCGTGTTCCAACCATCCATTCCTTCCCCTGGATATATTCCAACTCCTGTTCCCTATGGAGAGTCTTTACCACACCTATGGGACCCATCTGTTTTTGCTGGGCATGGAACATTAGGGAATTATGGCCACAGCGGAGTTCTGGAAACTCCTAGAACTAAACCTAACAGGTCTTCACCTAGTAACCCTCGTGGTCCTGTATCAAAAAAGGCACTGCCTTCTGACTTAAGCAAATCGTTAGAAACTAAGACTTCCCTTCCAGCACTGGATGTCTCATCTGGTCATGGCATGCGTAACCAGTTAAAATTACCGGGCAAG GCTTCACAGCATGTCTCTCCATTCCAGTCAGATGTACTGGGCAAAGGGTATTTTCCATTTTCAAAGTTTCCATCTTATAATCCAGGGAAGGGTGCAGTGCTCTATCCAAATAACACTATTAAGGCAAATGCAAGGGGTTGGGGAAGCAATGAAAAGCTGAAAACAAGAAGCAAGACCAATGGCATCAATGATGCATTGCTTAATGAGCAGAATCATGGTCCCAGGACAACCAATGCAAAAGGTTCTGTGGCATTTGGAGGTAATGCTGCTGAATCTTTGGCTCCTGGTGGGAACGGAAACAGTAACAGCATAACTTCAGTTATTAGCAGGGATCAATATAACCTTCCTGACTTTCCAACCAACTACGATcatgcatttttctttgttatcaaATCTTACAgtgaagatgatattcataaaAGCATCAAGTACAATGTGTGGGCCAGTACTCCTAATGGAAATAAGAGGCTGAATAGTGCATATCTAGATTCGCAACAGAAGATAGCACAGATAGGCTGCAGTTGCCctgtgtttcttttcttttcg GTAAATGCAAGTGGCCAGTTCTGTGGAGTTGCAGAAATGACTGGTCGTGttgatttcaataaaaacatgGATTTCTGGCAACAGGAGAAGTGGAATGGTTATTTCCCAGTCAAGTGGCATATCATTAAAGATATTCCAAACCCGCAACTACGACATATAATACTTGAAAATAATGAGAACAAGCCGGTGACAAATAGCAGAGACACACAGGAG GTAAAATTTCCTCAAGGTATTGAAATTCTGAACATATTCAAGAACTATGTTTCAAAGACATCAATATTGGATGACTTCGATTTTTATGAAAGTCGCCAGAAGGTGATGCATGAGAGAAGACCAAGGTCATTGATATCCCATTTTGATCACAAACAG CagaaaacaaatgaattgaTCTCTGGTTTTCAGTCGATAGATATATCTGCTACAAAAAACAAGGTGGACACTCGGGTTGGAGACAACACAAAAGAATGA
- the LOC7464572 gene encoding YTH domain-containing protein ECT1 isoform X2 — translation MAQQQQQQQQSPHKPIEEMMRNLKVDPSLELSESNTVPSKDGSPSDATSCISSAGDATGSVKEDDVFDHDSLTTDQALPYPAENYYYGYYYPGYDATFGGGSNDQVYYVAGDGTELQYPVMQADNGSLMYFMPGIHHNYSSYGTYVPVSMIGIDGQFVAQSPYSPSSVFQPSIPSPGYIPTPVPYGESLPHLWDPSVFAGHGTLGNYGHSGVLETPRTKPNRSSPSNPRGPVSKKALPSDLSKSLETKTSLPALDVSSGHGMRNQLKLPGKASQHVSPFQSDVLGKGYFPFSKFPSYNPGKGAVLYPNNTIKANARGWGSNEKLKTRSKTNGINDALLNEQNHGPRTTNAKGSVAFGGNAAESLAPGGNGNSNSITSVISRDQYNLPDFPTNYDHAFFFVIKSYSEDDIHKSIKYNVWASTPNGNKRLNSAYLDSQQKIAQIGCSCPVFLFFSVNASGQFCGVAEMTGRVDFNKNMDFWQQEKWNGYFPVKWHIIKDIPNPQLRHIILENNENKPVTNSRDTQEVKFPQGIEILNIFKNYVSKTSILDDFDFYESRQKVMHERRPRSLISHFDHKQKTNELISGFQSIDISATKNKVDTRVGDNTKE, via the exons ATggctcaacaacaacaacaacaacaacagtctCCTCATAAAC CAATAGAAGAAATGATGAGGAATCTTAAGGTTGATCCTTCTCTAGAACTCTCCGAATCTAATACG gtCCCTTCAAAGGATGGGAGCCCATCAGATGCAACGTCGTGTATTTCTTCGGCAGGAGATGCAACTGGGAGtgtcaaagaagatgatgtgtTCGATCATGACTCCCTGACTACAGATCAGGCCTTGCCATATCCAGCTGAGAACTACTACTACGGATATTACTATCCAG GTTATGATGCTACTTTTGGAGGAGGGTCTAATGACCAAGTATACTACGTGGCTGGTGATGGAACAGAACTTCAATACCCT GTTATGCAAGCAGATAATGGGTCTTTGATGTACTTCATGCCAGGGATACACCATAATTACAGCTCTTACGGCACTTATGTGCCTGTAAGCATGATTGGCATTGATGGACAATTTGTTGCTCAATCACCATATTCACCAAGCTCCGTGTTCCAACCATCCATTCCTTCCCCTGGATATATTCCAACTCCTGTTCCCTATGGAGAGTCTTTACCACACCTATGGGACCCATCTGTTTTTGCTGGGCATGGAACATTAGGGAATTATGGCCACAGCGGAGTTCTGGAAACTCCTAGAACTAAACCTAACAGGTCTTCACCTAGTAACCCTCGTGGTCCTGTATCAAAAAAGGCACTGCCTTCTGACTTAAGCAAATCGTTAGAAACTAAGACTTCCCTTCCAGCACTGGATGTCTCATCTGGTCATGGCATGCGTAACCAGTTAAAATTACCGGGCAAG GCTTCACAGCATGTCTCTCCATTCCAGTCAGATGTACTGGGCAAAGGGTATTTTCCATTTTCAAAGTTTCCATCTTATAATCCAGGGAAGGGTGCAGTGCTCTATCCAAATAACACTATTAAGGCAAATGCAAGGGGTTGGGGAAGCAATGAAAAGCTGAAAACAAGAAGCAAGACCAATGGCATCAATGATGCATTGCTTAATGAGCAGAATCATGGTCCCAGGACAACCAATGCAAAAGGTTCTGTGGCATTTGGAGGTAATGCTGCTGAATCTTTGGCTCCTGGTGGGAACGGAAACAGTAACAGCATAACTTCAGTTATTAGCAGGGATCAATATAACCTTCCTGACTTTCCAACCAACTACGATcatgcatttttctttgttatcaaATCTTACAgtgaagatgatattcataaaAGCATCAAGTACAATGTGTGGGCCAGTACTCCTAATGGAAATAAGAGGCTGAATAGTGCATATCTAGATTCGCAACAGAAGATAGCACAGATAGGCTGCAGTTGCCctgtgtttcttttcttttcg GTAAATGCAAGTGGCCAGTTCTGTGGAGTTGCAGAAATGACTGGTCGTGttgatttcaataaaaacatgGATTTCTGGCAACAGGAGAAGTGGAATGGTTATTTCCCAGTCAAGTGGCATATCATTAAAGATATTCCAAACCCGCAACTACGACATATAATACTTGAAAATAATGAGAACAAGCCGGTGACAAATAGCAGAGACACACAGGAG GTAAAATTTCCTCAAGGTATTGAAATTCTGAACATATTCAAGAACTATGTTTCAAAGACATCAATATTGGATGACTTCGATTTTTATGAAAGTCGCCAGAAGGTGATGCATGAGAGAAGACCAAGGTCATTGATATCCCATTTTGATCACAAACAG aaaacaaatgaattgaTCTCTGGTTTTCAGTCGATAGATATATCTGCTACAAAAAACAAGGTGGACACTCGGGTTGGAGACAACACAAAAGAATGA
- the LOC7464572 gene encoding YTH domain-containing protein ECT4 isoform X3: MQADNGSLMYFMPGIHHNYSSYGTYVPVSMIGIDGQFVAQSPYSPSSVFQPSIPSPGYIPTPVPYGESLPHLWDPSVFAGHGTLGNYGHSGVLETPRTKPNRSSPSNPRGPVSKKALPSDLSKSLETKTSLPALDVSSGHGMRNQLKLPGKASQHVSPFQSDVLGKGYFPFSKFPSYNPGKGAVLYPNNTIKANARGWGSNEKLKTRSKTNGINDALLNEQNHGPRTTNAKGSVAFGGNAAESLAPGGNGNSNSITSVISRDQYNLPDFPTNYDHAFFFVIKSYSEDDIHKSIKYNVWASTPNGNKRLNSAYLDSQQKIAQIGCSCPVFLFFSVNASGQFCGVAEMTGRVDFNKNMDFWQQEKWNGYFPVKWHIIKDIPNPQLRHIILENNENKPVTNSRDTQEVKFPQGIEILNIFKNYVSKTSILDDFDFYESRQKVMHERRPRSLISHFDHKQQKTNELISGFQSIDISATKNKVDTRVGDNTKE; encoded by the exons ATGCAAGCAGATAATGGGTCTTTGATGTACTTCATGCCAGGGATACACCATAATTACAGCTCTTACGGCACTTATGTGCCTGTAAGCATGATTGGCATTGATGGACAATTTGTTGCTCAATCACCATATTCACCAAGCTCCGTGTTCCAACCATCCATTCCTTCCCCTGGATATATTCCAACTCCTGTTCCCTATGGAGAGTCTTTACCACACCTATGGGACCCATCTGTTTTTGCTGGGCATGGAACATTAGGGAATTATGGCCACAGCGGAGTTCTGGAAACTCCTAGAACTAAACCTAACAGGTCTTCACCTAGTAACCCTCGTGGTCCTGTATCAAAAAAGGCACTGCCTTCTGACTTAAGCAAATCGTTAGAAACTAAGACTTCCCTTCCAGCACTGGATGTCTCATCTGGTCATGGCATGCGTAACCAGTTAAAATTACCGGGCAAG GCTTCACAGCATGTCTCTCCATTCCAGTCAGATGTACTGGGCAAAGGGTATTTTCCATTTTCAAAGTTTCCATCTTATAATCCAGGGAAGGGTGCAGTGCTCTATCCAAATAACACTATTAAGGCAAATGCAAGGGGTTGGGGAAGCAATGAAAAGCTGAAAACAAGAAGCAAGACCAATGGCATCAATGATGCATTGCTTAATGAGCAGAATCATGGTCCCAGGACAACCAATGCAAAAGGTTCTGTGGCATTTGGAGGTAATGCTGCTGAATCTTTGGCTCCTGGTGGGAACGGAAACAGTAACAGCATAACTTCAGTTATTAGCAGGGATCAATATAACCTTCCTGACTTTCCAACCAACTACGATcatgcatttttctttgttatcaaATCTTACAgtgaagatgatattcataaaAGCATCAAGTACAATGTGTGGGCCAGTACTCCTAATGGAAATAAGAGGCTGAATAGTGCATATCTAGATTCGCAACAGAAGATAGCACAGATAGGCTGCAGTTGCCctgtgtttcttttcttttcg GTAAATGCAAGTGGCCAGTTCTGTGGAGTTGCAGAAATGACTGGTCGTGttgatttcaataaaaacatgGATTTCTGGCAACAGGAGAAGTGGAATGGTTATTTCCCAGTCAAGTGGCATATCATTAAAGATATTCCAAACCCGCAACTACGACATATAATACTTGAAAATAATGAGAACAAGCCGGTGACAAATAGCAGAGACACACAGGAG GTAAAATTTCCTCAAGGTATTGAAATTCTGAACATATTCAAGAACTATGTTTCAAAGACATCAATATTGGATGACTTCGATTTTTATGAAAGTCGCCAGAAGGTGATGCATGAGAGAAGACCAAGGTCATTGATATCCCATTTTGATCACAAACAG CagaaaacaaatgaattgaTCTCTGGTTTTCAGTCGATAGATATATCTGCTACAAAAAACAAGGTGGACACTCGGGTTGGAGACAACACAAAAGAATGA
- the LOC7481613 gene encoding peroxynitrite isomerase Rv2717c isoform X1 has translation MDSVTPPSAAAVHPVIVPLSYLLGTWRGQGEGGYPTINSFSYGEELHFSSNPGKPVIAYNQKTWKLNSGEPMHAESGYWRPKPDGTIEVVIAQSTGIVEVQKGTYNTQDKTIKLQSQLVGNASKVKEITRDFELVNGDLSYVVQMATNLTGIQPHLKALLKKL, from the exons ATGGACTCTGTCACGCCACCGTCAGCAGCAGCTGTGCATCCAGTAATCGTGCCACTCTCATATCTGCTGGGGACATGGAGGGGCCAAGGAGAAGGTGGCTATCCCACCATCAACTCTTTCTCTTATGGAGAAGAGCTCCATTTCTCTTCCAATCCTGGCAAG CCTGTGATAGCTTATAATCAAAAGACTTGGAAACTCAATTCTGGAGAACCTATGCATGCCGAGAGTGGTTACTGGAGACCCAAGCCTGATGGTACCATTGAAGTTGTCATTGCTCAGAGCACTGGCATCGTTGAAgtccag aaaggGACTTATAATACACAAGATAAGACGATCAAGCTTCAGAGTCAATTGGTGGGCAATGCTTCTaag GTGAAGGAGATAACACGAGATTTTGAATTGGTGAATGGAGATTTATCATATGTGGTTCAAATGGCTACCAACCTAACTGGTATTCAGCCACATCTGAAAGCTTTGCTCAAGAAGCTCTAA
- the LOC7481613 gene encoding peroxynitrite isomerase Rv2717c isoform X2, translated as MDSVTPPSAAAVHPVIVPLSYLLGTWRGQGEGGYPTINSFSYGEELHFSSNPGKPVIAYNQKTWKLNSGEPMHAESGYWRPKPDGTIEVVIAQSTGIVEVQKGTYNTQDKTIKLQSQLVGNASKELQFMQTVADFIPWMVECFCHGKFRPHSLDH; from the exons ATGGACTCTGTCACGCCACCGTCAGCAGCAGCTGTGCATCCAGTAATCGTGCCACTCTCATATCTGCTGGGGACATGGAGGGGCCAAGGAGAAGGTGGCTATCCCACCATCAACTCTTTCTCTTATGGAGAAGAGCTCCATTTCTCTTCCAATCCTGGCAAG CCTGTGATAGCTTATAATCAAAAGACTTGGAAACTCAATTCTGGAGAACCTATGCATGCCGAGAGTGGTTACTGGAGACCCAAGCCTGATGGTACCATTGAAGTTGTCATTGCTCAGAGCACTGGCATCGTTGAAgtccag aaaggGACTTATAATACACAAGATAAGACGATCAAGCTTCAGAGTCAATTGGTGGGCAATGCTTCTaag GAGCTTCAATTTATGCAAACAGTAGCTGATTTTATACCTTGGATGGTAGAATGTTTTTGTCATGGTAAGTTTAGACCTCATTCTCTTGACCATTAG
- the LOC7481614 gene encoding uncharacterized protein LOC7481614, protein MGKNFVKYFVVDAFTDSAFKGNPAAVCFLESEKDEKWLQDVAAEFNISQTGYLTPITSDVAVTSNPRFRLRWFTPVAEVNLCGHATLAASHTLFSNGLVSSDIIEFDTLSGILTAKKVPESINPESVSNGEAKESFLIELDFPVVPTTEFSIDTVSISKALNSAPIIDLKKTTTFGDLFVVLPSGKDVAEINPEFGEILKCPGRGVIVSGVAPPESGFDFYSRFFCPKLGINEDPVCGSAHCALAPYWSKKLGKCDFMAYQASPRSGILDIHLDEQNQRVLLRGKAVTVMEGSVLV, encoded by the exons ATGGGAAAGAATTTTGTGAAATACTTTGTGGTGGACGCATTCACTGACTCGGCTTTCAAGGGTAACCCAGCTGCTGTATGTTTTTTAGAATCtgaaaaggatgaaaaatgGCTACAAGATGTGGCGGCTGAGTTCAATATCTCCCAGACAGGTTACTTGACACCAATCACTAGTGATGTTGCTGTCACTTCCAATCCTAGGTTCCGTCTTAGATGGTTCACTCCTGTTGCCGAG GTTAATCTTTGTGGCCACGCAACATTAGCTGCTTCACACACACTATTTTCAAATGGCTTGGTCAGTTCTGACATTATTGAATTTGACACGCTATCTGGGATCCTAACTGCTAAGAAAGTTCCTGAAAGTATCAACCCTGAGAGTGTCTCAAATGGTGAAGCAAAAGAGAGCTTTCTCATTGAATTAGATTTCCCAGTTGTCCCAACGACGGAGTTCTCCATAGACACTGTGTCGATTTCTAAGGCACTGAATTCTGCTCCAATAATTGATCTCAAGAAGACTACAACCTTCGGTGACCTCTTC GTTGTCTTGCCGTCTGGTAAAGATGTTGCAGAAATAAATCCAGAATTTGGCGAGATACTTAAATGTCCTGGAAGGGGGGTAATTGTTTCTGGAGTTGCTCCACCAGAGTctggatttgatttttatagccGTTTCTTCTGCCCAAAACTTGGGATTAATGAG GATCCTGTTTGTGGGAGTGCACATTGTGCGTTAGCACCTTATTGGAGCAAGAAACTTGGAAAGTGTGATTTTATGGCATATCAG GCATCTCCTAGGAGTGGGATACTGGACATCCACTTAGATGAGCAGAACCAGAGAGTGTTGCTGCGGGGGAAAGCTGTTACTGTGATGGAAGGCTCTGTACTGGTTTAG
- the LOC112326130 gene encoding heavy metal-associated isoprenylated plant protein 32, producing the protein MEREPFAPSVAPQTCVLKMNFACGNCHKKIRKQLQKTQGVHSIHIDANEGKVTVSSTVDPHVLIEEFAKIGKKAHLLWEPRPLLMNQNNADNRGKRVQDAPFIAQQNGIDLDQLAQLQKFAENKSLKLLELNQTNNIKMTFSDNGVISHSDHATDINTNNLHELKGSNGAMNGHNPPPMNTFGQGQYGNIGGASSSRGPAPSGNGSGGCDPTTKNVPPCCHAFEFSCGGNRWGEEKAQRPLLPPNCDPTGPMPTYNHGPYGATPPNHYAPHGSQPVNILHADVNCGGGHKTCRVM; encoded by the exons ATGGAACGTGAGCCGTTTGCTCCTTCAGTTGCTCCTCAG ACATGTGTCCTGAAAATGAATTTTGCATGTGGAAATTGCCACAAGAAGATCAGGAAACAATTGCAGAAAACTCAAG GTGTGCACTCCATCCACATAGATGCGAATGAGGGGAAGGTGACAGTCTCAAGTACAGTAGACCCTCATGTACTTATAGAAGAGTTTGCAAAGATTGGGAAGAAAGCACATCTTCTATGGGAACCAAGACCTCTCTTGATGAACCAAAACAATGCTGATAACAGAGGTAAGAGAGTTCAAGATGCACCTTTTATTGCTCAACAAAATGGAATCGATCTCGATCAGCTGGCTCAACTGCAAAAATTCGCTGAGAATAAAAGCTTGAAACTTTTGGAGCTAAACCAAACCAACAACATAAAGATGACCTTCAGTGACAACGGTGTTATCAGTCATAGTGATCATGCCACAGACATCAATACAAACAATTTGCACGAGCTTAAAGGGAGTAATGGAGCTATGAATGGGCACAACCCACCACCTATGAATACATTTGGTCAAGGCCAATATGGTAATATCGGTGGTGCGAGCAGCAGCAGAGGTCCTGCTCCCTCTGGTAATGGTAGTGGTGGATGTGATCCCACAACGAAAAATGTACCTCCTTGTTGCCACGCTTTTGAGTTCAGCTGTGGCGGCAATAGATGGGGTGAGGAGAAGGCTCAAAGGCCTCTACTGCCACCCAACTGTGATCCTACTGGTCCCATGCCAACATACAACCATGGTCCTTACGGCGCAACACCACCAAATCACTATGCTCCTCATGGATCGCAACCGGTGAATATCCTACACGCAGATGTAAACTGTGGTGGGGGTCATAAAACTTGCCGGGTGATGTGA
- the LOC112328881 gene encoding uncharacterized protein LOC112328881 encodes MGKKFVKYFVVDAFTDSAFKGNPAAVCLLEYEKDEKWLQAVAAEFNISETCYLTPITTDVAVTSNPRFRLRWFTPVAEVNLCGHATLAASHTLFSNGLVSSDIIEFDTLSGILTAKKVPQSINPENVSNGEAKESFLIELDFPVVPLTEFFIDAVSISKALNSAPIIDLKKTTFGDLFIVLPSGKDVAEINPEFDEILKCPGRGVIVSGVAPPESGFDFYSRFFCPKVGINEDPVCGSAHCALAPYWSKKLGKCDFMAYQASPRSGILDIHLDEQNQRVLLRGKAVTVMEGSVLV; translated from the exons ATGGGAAAGAAGTTTGTGAAATACTTTGTGGTGGACGCATTCACTGACTCGGCTTTCAAGGGAAACCCAGCTGCTGTATGTTTATTAGAATatgaaaaggatgaaaaatgGTTACAAGCTGTGGCGGCTGAGTTCAATATCTCCGAGACATGTTACTTGACACCAATCACTACTGATGTTGCTGTCACTTCCAATCCTAGGTTCCGTCTTAGATGGTTCACTCCTGTTGCCGAG GTTAATCTTTGTGGCCACGCAACATTAGCTGCTTCACACACACTATTTTCAAATGGCTTGGTCAGTTCTGACATTATTGAATTTGACACGCTATCTGGGATCCTAACTGCTAAGAAAGTTCCTCAAAGTATCAACCCTGAGAATGTCTCAAATGGTGAAGCAAAAGAGAGCTTTCTCATTGAATTAGATTTCCCAGTTGTCCCATTGACGGAGTTCTTCATAGACGCTGTGTCGATTTCTAAGGCACTGAATTCTGCTCCAATAATTGATCTCAAGAAGACAACCTTCGGTGACCTCTTC ATTGTCTTGCCGTCTGGTAAAGATGTTGCAGAAATAAATCCAGAATTTGATGAGATACTTAAATGTCCTGGAAGGGGGGTAATTGTTTCTGGAGTTGCTCCACCAGAGTctggatttgatttttatagccGTTTCTTCTGCCCAAAAGTTGGGATTAATGAG GATCCTGTTTGTGGGAGTGCACATTGTGCGTTAGCACCTTATTGGAGCAAGAAACTTGGAAAGTGTGATTTTATGGCATATCAG GCATCTCCTAGGAGTGGGATACTGGACATCCACTTAGATGAGCAGAACCAGAGAGTGTTGCTGCGGGGGAAAGCTGTTACTGTGATGGAAGGCTCTGTACTGGTTTAG